The Anabas testudineus chromosome 14, fAnaTes1.2, whole genome shotgun sequence genome includes a region encoding these proteins:
- the med27 gene encoding mediator of RNA polymerase II transcription subunit 27, translating into MADVVNVGVNLEAFSHAISGIQALRSSVTRVFESLKDGMKNRETLEGREKQFIAEFQDNLQAVNRDLNELERLSGLVGRPSESHPLHNSGLLSLDPVQDKTPLYSQLLQAYKWSNKLQYHAGLASSLLNQQSLKRSANQMGASAKRRPKVQPSTLVLPPQYVDDVISRIGRMFPDMTIELFRPNGTSAVLLVTLGKVLKAIVVMRSLFIDRTVVRGFNENVYNEDGKLDIWTKSQYQVFQKVTDHATTALLHYQLPQMPDVVVRSFMTWLRSYIKLFQSSCQRCGRYLQDGLPPTWRDFRTLEAFHDTCRICECQTRRRVSILNVLSRRVRSLFHHRGTTELKIFALDLPLCGDRPLAELSGREGL; encoded by the exons aTGGCGGACGTGGTGAATGTCGGGGTGAACCTAGAGGCGTTTTCTCACGCCATCAGCGGCATTCAGGCGCTCAGGTCCAGCGTGACTCGCGTTTTCGAGTCTCTGAAGGATGGCATGAAGAACCGGGAGACCCTGGAGGGTCGAGAGAAGCAGTTTATAGCCGAATTTCAAGACAACCTGCAGGCTGTCAACAGAGACCTCAA TGAGTTGGAGCGTCTTAGTGGTCTCGTGGGGCGTCCTTCAGAGTCTCATCCTCTCCATAACAGCGGTTTGTTGAGTCTGGATCCAGTTCAGGATAAAACTCCTTTATATTCACAGCTGCTACAAGCATACAAGTGGTCTAACAAG TTGCAGTACCATGCTGGTCTCGCCTCCAGTTTATTAAACCAGCAGTCACTCAAAcgttcagccaatcagatgggAGCTTCAGCCAAGAGACGCCCGAAGGTCCAACCCAGTACTCTGGTACTACCTCCTCA GTATGTGGATGATGTCATCTCTCGGATCGGCAGGATGTTTCCTGATATGACAATCGAACTGTTCAGACCCAACGGGACATCTGCAGTACTTCTG GTGACCCTGGGAAAAGTGTTGAAGGCAATTGTAGTGATGCGTTCACTGTTCATTGACAGAACAGTCGTTCGAGGAttcaatgaaaatgtttacaaCGAAGACGGAAAG CTTGATATCTGGACCAAGTCTCAGTACCAGGTGTTCCAAAAG GTAACTGACCATGCAACCACTGCCCTTCTGCACTACCAGCTGCCGCAGATGCCCGACGTCGTGGTGCGATCCTTCATG ACATGGCTGCGGAGCTACATTAAACTCTTCCAGTCGTCCTGTCAACGCTGTGGTCGTTACTTGCAGGACGGACTTCCTCCAACGTGGAGGGACTTTAGGACCCTGGAGGCGTTTCATGACACCTGTCGCAT ATGCGAGTGTCAAACAAGAAGAAGAGTTAGTATTTTGAATGTTCTGAGTAGAAGGGTTAGGAGCTTGTttcaccatcgtggaaccactgagctgaaaatcTTTGCTCTGGATCTTCCTCTGTGTGGTGATCGTCCGTTGGCAGAGCTCAGTGGGAGAGAGGGTCTGTAG
- the LOC113168871 gene encoding netrin-G2-like, which translates to MYLSLLPLLVLLPALGRAQFEVCQSLRSSEGGPGWEFYACQPPPANMKEVMQIRVDPPGITCGNPPERFCTLENPYLCSDECDASSPDLSHPPQLMGDKERGGLVTYWQTVTWSRYPEPLLANITLSWNKSLEVVDDIVITFEYGRPTSMVLEKSMDKGVTWQPYQFYADDCLEAFGMSPKQVFDLAPSNLTRVICTEQYSRWVGAKEEKVVVFEVRTRFGVFAGPKLINMDALYTRMETMKGLRDFFTFTNLRLRLLRPALGGTYVQRDNLLKYFYAISNIDVPARCKCHLHASQCVLRDATLQCDCDHNTTGQDCQRCSRGFKSRSWRPGSYLPLPKGTANTCEAAEAAANCECNGHSNRCSYIDFINVITCVSCKHNTRGQNCQYCRLGFYRNASLPLDDENVCVECSCDLDGSVSPHCSDSGVCQCKNGVTGQRCDKCLPGYARGRGGASCTGTHAKACDEERLICQNGGTCIDYQRCVCPDNFTGLFCEQRVCLKTSGCHNTVKGSAFTLTPRLYLLSLSLITFNCC; encoded by the exons ATGtacctctccctcctccctctcctcgtCCTGCTGCCAGCATTGGGAAGGGCTCAGTTTGAAGTGTGTCAGTCTCTGCGCAGTTCAGAGGGGGGACCAGGTTGGGAGTTCTATGCTTGTCAGCCTCCACCTGCCAACATGAAGGAGGTGATGCAGATCAGAGTGGACCCTCCTGGGATCACCTGTGGAAATCCACCTGAAAGATTCTGTACACTG GAGAACCCGTACTTGTGCAGCGATGAGTGTGATGCGTCCAGCCCCGACCTGTCTCACCCTCCTCAGCTGATGGGAGACAAGGAGAGGGGGGGCCTTGTCACTTACTGGCAGACGGTCACGTGGTCCAGGTACCCTGAGCCACTCCTGGCCAACATAACTTTGTCATGGAACAAGAGTCTGGAGGTGGTCGATGACATAGTTATCACCTTTGAGTACGGTCGACCAACCAGCATGGTGCTGGAGAAATCCATGGATAAAG gtgtgaCATGGCAACCATATCAATTCTACGCTGATGACTGTCTGGAGGCATTCGGCATGTCACCCAAACAAGTTTTTGATTTAGCACCAAGCAACTTAACCCGGGTTATCTGCACTGAGCAGTACTCCCGCTGGGTTGGAGCCAAG GAAGAGAAGGTTGTGGTGTTCGAGGTGCGCACTCGGTTTGGGGTGTTTGCAGGTCCAAAGCTAATCAACATGGATGCTCTGTACACCCGGATGGAGACAATGAAGGGTCTTAGAGACTTCTTTACCTTCACCAACCTACGTCTGAGACTACTCCGCCCGGCACTTGGTGGCACCTACGTCCAGAGAGATAACCTGCTAAAGTACTTCTATGCCATCTCCAACATTGATGTACCTGCCAG gtGTAAATGTCATCTGCATGCTTCTCAGTGTGTGCTACGAGATGCAACGCTGCAGTGTGACTGTGACCATAACACGACAGGTCAGGACTGTCAGCGCTGCAGCCGGGGGTTCAAATCCCGCAGTTGGAGACCAGGATCATACCTGCCCCTGCCTAAAGGCACTGCCAACACCT gtgaggcagcagaagcagcagcca actGTGAGTGTAACGGTCACTCCAACCGCTGCAGCTACATCGATTTCATCAACGTGATCACGTGTGtgagctgtaaacacaacacacgaGGTCAGAACTGTCAGTACTGTCGTCTTGGTTTCTACAGGAACGCCTCGCTGCCGCTGGACGAcgaaaatgtgtgtgttg AGTGCAGCTGTGACCTGGACGGCTCGGTCTCTCCTCACTGCTCCGACTCTGGGGTCTGTCAGTGTAAGAACGGAGTCACTGGGCAGCGCTGTGACAAATGCTTACCTGGATACgccagaggaagaggtggggCCAGCTGCACAGGTACACATG CAAAGGCCTGTGATGAGGAGCGTTTGATTTGTCAAAATGGAGGAACCTGCATCGACTATCAGCGCTGTGTCTGTCCAGACAATTTCACAG GTTTGTTCTGTGAGCAGAGGGTCTGTCTAAAGACAAGTGGTTGCCACAACACTGTAAAGGGCTCCGCCTTCACTTTGACCCCACGCCTTTACCTGCTGAGCCTCAGTCTGATTACCTTCAACTGCTGCTAA
- the endog gene encoding endonuclease G, mitochondrial, whose translation MRRWIRTGSTLLLGAGLGASVSRLCSIRGGKEDEEEAGLLSRVPVVPVPIIKASELTVSPVGSGTVMKYGFPSLSNIKTRESYVVSYDPRTRTASWVIERLNPASLSGLSNRRYCEFKEDDSVHMFHRSTNDDYRGSGFDRGHLAAAANHKWSQKAMDDTFYLSNVAPQNPHLNQNTWNNLEKMCRSLTKRYLNVYVCTGPLYLPRQEDDGKLYVRYQVIGRNHVAVPTHFFKVLILEQVDGRGVELRSYVLPNEPVDEKTPLEHFLVPIETIERVSGLLFVPNIMKRTSSLQAITAK comes from the exons ATGAGACGGTGGATCCGAACCGGATCGACCTTGTTGTTGGGAGCGGGACTCGGAGCTTCAGTTAGCCGCCTGTGCAGCATCAGAGGCGggaaggaggatgaggaggaagccGGTCTCCTGAGCAGAGTCCCGGTGGTTCCGGTACCGATAATTAAGGCCTCCGAGCTCACG GTGAGTCCAGTTGGGTCTGGGACAGTGATGAAGTACGGCTTCCCATCTTTGTCCAATATCAAGACCAGAGAATCCTACGTGGTCTCTTATGACCCCCGTACACGCACAGCATCCTGGGTAATAGAGAGGCTAAACCCTGCCTCTCTGAGTGGCTTGTCAAATAGGAGGTACTGTGAGTTCAAAGAGGACGATAG TGTGCACATGTTCCACAGGTCAACCAATGATGACTACAGGGGCAGCGGCTTTGACAGAGGCCAcctggcagcagcagccaatcacaagTGGAGCCAGAAAGCCATGGATGATACCTTCTATCTGAGTAATGTCGCTCCACag aaccCTCACCTGAACCAGAACACCTGGAACAATCTGGAGAAAATGTGTCGCTCTCTGACCAAACGTTACCTCAATGTCTATGTCTGCACTGGCCCACTCTACCTGCCCAG GCAGGAAGATGATGGAAAACTCTACGTTCGGTATCAGGTGATTGGACGAAACCACGTCGCTGTGCCAACACACTTCTTCAAG GTGCTGATCCTGGAGCAGGTGGATGGCCGGGGGGTAGAGCTCCGGTCCTATGTTTTACCAAATGAACCGGTCGATGAGAAGACTCCTCTGGAGCATTTCCTGGTTCCCATAGAAACAATCGAGCGAGTGTCAGGACTCCTGTTCGTACCAAACATCATGAAGAGGACAAGCAGCCTGCAGGCCATCACTGCAAAATGa